GTGTTACAGCCGGACAACAGGACCGTGAAACTGACAGTCAGCCAACTGCCGGACAATGGTGAAGTGACGGTGAATATCAGCAATATCTATAATACTGATAAATCACTGACTTTCCAGGGATACGCCGCCTTTAACCAGACGGAGGGCCTGAACAAGCCTTCATCTTCTGTCATTGATAAGGCAGCAGGTGATCTGATAACATATACCCAGGTATGGTATCAGCTGACGGATAGTTATGGTGTCGACTTCAAAGTAGCTACAACCCTGGTAACCGAAAGCTATCAGCTGAGTCAGGCGCAGGTAAATAGCCTGGTGCAGGAATGGATCGCGTCGGTCTGGCAGTTCGTCAATAGCCGTGCACAGGGACTGACGACAGTTACTACGCCGATAGGACAGCATGACATCACCTTTGATATCGATATCACGAAACTCAACCAGGAGGAGATGTGGCGGCTGGATACGGGCTTTACCATTGAAAGGAGCAGAGGTGTTGTGATGGGAGATCTGGAAACAGCGGGTAATATCCGTTCAGTAACCACTGTACTGACACCTTTTGCAGGCGCCGCGGGAGATACTGCATCTGCGCTCAATTCATTTGTTGACAACTTTGAGGCAGCATTGGAGCAACCGGGTAATTACCGGCTGGAGGTAGCTACAGGTGTAGACAGGGAGGCCGCGCTGTCAGGTGCCCCCGGTAATCAGCTATGGGTAGTACGTACAGGACTGAAGAAAGAAACGGCGATCAACTATTATATCAATGATCAGCAGCCTGTATCAATTTTTGCACCGCGGCCGGTGTCCACACAACTACAGAGCAGGACAGGAGTGCCGATCTGGAATTTTGATCCGGTGAAGGGTATTTCTTTTGATGGCCAGCCTGACAGAACGCTCGACTTCTCCGGCATCGATATGGACCAGTGGGCACAGTACCTGTTTGGTGTACTGGATAATGTACTGACATCCTCGTTTGTCGCACCGGTGCAGCTGGTGGATCAGCATATGGGTACCGCTTATTTCCAGACAATGCTGGACAACAAACGGGCACTGGCAGATATAATCCGTGAATGGATGACCTTCGTTTTTGCAGATGAATCGGGGCAGTTGGCCGACATACAGGAAGCATTTAAGCAGCAATTACTCGTACGGCTGACAAATGCGTATACGGTGAAGGCGGGGGTGCAATATACAGCGGTGGTGAATGCAGGTGATTTCAGGCTGTTTTTCGCGGGTGTAGATAAAACCAAACCCAACCTCGTCAACCTGGTATTTACGTCGGATATCAGCCCGGAAACTGCTTCAAATGCGGCTAATTACAGTATCTCGGGCGGACTGAATGTAACGGCAGTGATCGCAGATGTTAACAATCCGCAGATCGTGACCTTACAGCTGAGCGGAAATGTTGTACCAGATGTGACGGTGGTGACAATAAAAAGCACTTTTTCCAGCGCCGGAGGCAGTACAATACAGCCGCCATTGTCCATGACCGCTGTATATGGTGCGGCAGCAACGCCTGAACTGTTTGGTAACATCAGCCAGAATTTCCGCCTGCTGGCAGCAGTGCCGGCGAAGGAAGACCTGCAGTTATTGTTGTACTTCTCCGGTGTGCCGGATGCAACGGTGGTTACCAACACAGATAAATACCAGGTGTCTGGTCTGACGGTGACCAAAGCCGTGCAGGACCCGGACAACCAGCAGATCGTTATACTAACAGTTTCAGGAGAGCCGGTGGCAGGTACGACTACCGTCGGCGTGACCCCGCCTTACTATGATGCATCAGGTGTTATGCTCCGGCCGGTGAGTGGTCTTATTGTGACTGCCACTGCGGATGTCAGCCACCGGACAGAAGGGATCAGTCTGACTTCGGCCAGGGTCAGTCTGAAGAACAGCGATAATGTGCCGCTGCCGTTCCTGGTATCGGCACCACAGCTTGTAAGAAATGACGATGGAGCGGTTCTTTCCTGGATAGACCTGGATACTTCCTATGAGGTGAGTGCTATAGAACATCAGATCGCATATCTACCGGATATAGCTGATTACAGGGCTTCCAGCTGGCTGAATTTTGCAGACCGGCCTGAAAGTCTGCAGACAGATCTTGGTCCGGTGAAAGTGCCTATGATCCTGCGGGCATATCCGACGCCACCTTCTATGGATAAACAGACAGGGGACTACCTGGTGAAGGCAGATAAGTCACTGAGCAATATTCTGTACTGGAATTATAACATCAATGTTTCACAGACGTACCATTATCCGCAGGATGAGCTGAATTTTACGGTACTGTTCAACGTGACACCTGATCCGGCTGCGAAACTCTTTGGACTGAAAGATGCATTCAACGAGCTGGCAGAATTCGTGACAGTCTATCCGGATGTAGCGAAAGTGTTCAATGATACGTTGATCAAAATAGATGCAAAGACAACAGACCAGTCAGTGTTTGATCAGTCTTCCACCGCATTACGTTCATTTAATGAGATGATAGGCAGGATCATCACCGCCGCCGCCGGTAATAATCTGAAAGCGTTCAATATGTACGCGTCTCCATGGGTGACCACGGTTGATCCTTACGTATTCAAACTGACAGAGGGTACAGGTACGGTAGATGTATATACGAATATATTGACCGTTACATTGACGGGAACACCGCCGGCGGGTATAGGTATACCAACAGTATTGATACCTGGTTACGATACGCAGGTCTACGGTACACCAACAGCAGATACCTTCAGTTATTATTTTACTGCGAATGGCATACCGCTTTCAGCAGCCGTGGGACAGGCGATAGCACCACGTGTGATACAGCTGCCGGACCTCAACCTGTTCGCACGGCAGAATATTCAGACCTCCGTTGAGATGAAGCGGAATGTGGATCTGGTACCTGGCCGGCAGACGGCGGACGATTTTATATACACGACCGGAGAGACTGCCTTCCCGGACCTGTTTAATCCGGTGCTTAATTATGCAGCACCGGTTGATATAGCGGCAGTGTCTACGGGTAGTGATCAGAAAGCGACTTTAAAAGCACAACTACAGTCGTTGTTTGATGTATTGCTCAGGTATAACTCGCAGGAACTGCTCAGTTTTATGATGACCTGTTCCTATAATTATCAGTTGAACGCTGACATGCAGGGACTGGGTGAATTGCAACTGCCGGTAGTCATGCAGCCGTTGCAAACATTCAATGTAGATACTAAAAGCGTGGATACAGATTATAAGACACTGGTGGATATGATCGACGGATGGACCGGTAGTATACAGACCTGGTTCAATGAACATAAGCCAGACCCCATGGCCGGAAGATTATATTTTGAGTTATCTGTCTTCTCGAACCTGGATGATAATACGCCGAAGCCACTGTTACGACTGACAGGATTATACCTGGACCTGTTGTATATATCAGATGTGAGTACCGTATTCTTAAAAGAAGGCGTTCTGTAGTCATATAGCCCGGAGGCATCGTATGTTTCCGGGCTTCATTGCCGGATATGGCGACTAATCACCACCACCACAACCGCCACAACCGCCACCACAACTGCTACCGCAACTGCTTCCACTGCTGCAGCTACTACCACTGCTTCCGCAACCCGATGCACCTCCGAAGTCTTTACTGGCAGGATCGCCGTAGGTATTGCGGAAGGAGGAAATATGATCAGCAGCAAATACTGCGGTGAGGAAAGTAATATCGCTGAAACCGCTTACAGCCGGCAGACCTCTCATGGCATAGCTGGGAACAACTGTATCGGTCTGCTGTTCTATCCCGTCGTATCTTGCCTGAAAGAGTTCCTTCGCTTTTTTATACATCGAAAGGTCTCGTCTCCAGCCTTTTCTCAGGATCATACAAAGGAAGTATACAACAAGTATTTCCACGAACAGGAAGCCAACAGGTTTGTGGTTGATCAGTCCCTGTACGATCCTTAGGGCCGGTAAAGCATAGAGTATTGCCAGCAGTGAGGTGATGAACGGCCGTTTCTGTACTGCAAACTGATCCATGGCAATGAACACAGGATGACTGGCATCAGCAGCAGTATACCAGCTATCGTATATCTGTCTGTATTCAACGATCGCCTGATCATTTGCCTGTTCATAACCCGCGATGAGCGGATTCAGTTCTTTTTGACGTGGAGTGTACCCTTTTTTCCTGACCTTAAAGGAATGGTTATCTTCCGCTACCAGTAATCCACGTTTGATCAGATCGACAATACCGGTTTGTACCGCGCGGCTTTTCCCGTACACAAAGGCAGCTGCCTGGAAGGGGGATGCATCTTCCGGAAAATATTTAGTCAGCAGTTCATTGGCCTGTTCCTGACTTTTTTGCTGATAGAGGAGATACATGATGAGGTAACAGCTGGCAAATACCATGAAGAACCAGATGAACTGCGGACCTTTCAGATAGAAGGGGAATGGCTGACTGAACACGATCCCTGAGAATATGAAAGGAAATGCTGCCAGCGCAACGAACCATATTTTCAGTCGTTGCGTCCACGCTACCGGTGGGTATGCAGGTACCTGTACTTGAGTGGCCGGGGCAGGCCAGATATCTTCCGGCGGAGCGCTTTCAAAAGTCAGCAGGTATAATTCCCGTGTGGCCTTATACCAGTCAAGGTGCCTGTCATCTTCCTGTGTCCCTCCTGCAGAAGGATAGTGGTGAATATCCTTTTCAAGGGTGTTCCGGCAGAAATCTATCCAGTAGGATTTGGTATAGGTCAGATGGAGATGCCATACTTCATCTACAACACTGGAAGGTGCAGCGCCGGTTGGAGAGATACAACAGAGTAGCATAAACTTCCTGTACTCTTCAATCGCACGTTGGGTGAAAGCGGGCGTCCAGCCCTGTTCAGCAGCCAGCTTTTTCGAAAAGGTATTGACTGCTGTGCTGTCATCGAAAGTAAAGTCCCTGATCTTCGTCCAGAGGGTTTGGTGTGCTTGTAACATAGGTTTTCAGGTTACGTTGTTAAGGTAATGTAGTTTATTGTTTTTTTCATATTCATCAGTTTTGCCATCACCGCATCCTTCTCCTCCGCCACAGCTGCTTTCATAACTGCTGCTACTGGCACTGTGCGACCTGCCGTATCCATTTTGACGGTTGTCGGATGCGCGGTGTTCACCGGAGCAGCATTGTGCTGATTGAAAGGGAGAGGCATCTTCATGGAACCAGCAGATAGCGTTCAGCTCAGTTTGTTTCAGTTTGTGTTGCAGATAGCGGGAGAGGGCGGGCAGTATACAGGCGGTATAGACAGCGAAGAAGATGATGAACGCCGGACCATTGATGAAATAAGAGGTAGGTTGCCGGAATACGAATATGCAGAAGGCGAAAGTAAGCAGGAGATAAGCCGTAAAGGCGATGGTCATTTTCGTGCACCAGGTAAACGGAGGGGCTTTGATCGGCGGGATCTTTTTCCCGGGAGGAGGCCAGATGTCTGTTGGAGGCCATGTTTTATCTACTATTTGCGGTGGTGCAGCGCCTGTTGGAGATACACTACATAGCAGCAGGAATTTTTTGTGTTCTGATAATGCGCGTGCTGTAAATGCGGTTGTCCAGTTTTGTGAAGAGGTTGTTTTTGGGGCGAAGGAGTCAGTGGCGGTGCCATCATCGAAAGTAAAGTGTCGTAGTTTGTTCCAGCGGGTCTGATATGCTTTTAACATAGGTTAAACGAGTACCTTCACAATGTAAATTAGGGGGATTTTTCGATATCTGTTCATTTTGTTCAACTTTATTTTTGGTGTTTTAGGTTAGCCATTCTATCTGCTTGTAAATAAATTGAATACCAGTTTTGTTCAGTGTGCGTGGCGAGGTGTGCTTTATGTAGTTTTATGGGAAATTATAAAAGATGATCAGATTTGTTATTACAAAAAAGGCAGAGAATAACTATGCATTTGACCTACGGCCTGAGATAGGGGAACGTTTTATTCAAAGTGTCAGGTTCCTAAATGAAGATGCCTGCCGGAGAGCGCTGGCAGATTTTAGAAATGAGGCGCAGTTAGAAGAAACTTATGTGCGTTCGACTACGATTCAGGGGGATAGATTTTATTTTACAATGGTTACCTATACTACGCTTACAGCGAGAAGTAGTGTTTTTAATAGTCCCGAAGCAAGGGAAAGCGTTATAGAGACAATGAAAAAGTATGTGGCTGATGCGCCCATTGATCCTGTAGTGGTGGATAGGTGTAAAGTATAGTACCATTTTTTGCGCCATTATTTGTTAACCATTATATCAATGTTCAGATTGTTATGAAAATCTTTATTGATACCAATATTTTTCTTGATTTCTATCGCTCGAATAATGATACCATAAAACTTTTAGAGACACTTGATAGATATTTTGATAGTATAGTTTTAACGGAGCAGGTTGTTATTGAATTTGCCCGTAGCAGGGAGGCCGTTATCAGAGATGTCAGAAAGCGTTTTCTGGCTGAAGGTACCTTACAACAGTTTTCGAGTTCTTTTCTTCACAGTTTTTCTGAGTTTAAAAAACTGATCATGCTGAGAGGACAATATGATGAGCAACAGAAAGAGGTAAGGAATATCATAGACAAGGCGATCATAGCTGAGGGAGAAGACCCGGTTACTTTTTTCTTTAACGAGTTTGTTAATCATTGTGACAGCAAAAATGCTATTCTGAATGTTACGCCTGAAATTGTCACAAAGGCATACAACCGTAAAATGATGGGTAGCCCCCCTGTTAGTAAGGACAGGTATTCGATTGGAGATGAGATCAATTGGGAAATAATATTAGCCAATGTAAGGGATAACCTGATATTGGTTACACGAGATAGCAGTTATCAGGAGAATTTTAATTTTCTGGATTTCGATTTCCTTCAGGCTTCTGGTAGCAAGATTGTTAAAGTGACCGATAAAATTTCAGATGCTCTTCAGTTAATTGACGGGATGGCCAATCCTGCATTTAAGGCACTGGAAGAACAAATGTTGAAAGATATCCGTTATCTGAATAACTACTGGAGGACACCAGTAGAGAAAGACAAACCTATATTTTCCCATGAGCTTCAGTCGGACGAAGAAAGTGTAAAGTTGCCCACTACACCGCCGGATTTTGATATGGGTGAATAATCCAAAGCATACTAAAAAGACTTGCAGTTTTTCCGGAAAATCAACAATTTTGCCGTTCTATAACCAGAATATGAAGACGGCTAATTTAGTCAGCAAAACACTTGAGCAGTTTTATTCAGAAACTTACGAGGAGATCCGACTGGAAGTGGGATTAGGTCCACTCGAATTTGAACGCAATAAGGAACTTATTCAACGGTTCCTGCCGGCAAGAACAGGCGTCGTCGCAGACGTAGGAGGTGGTCCGGGTGCATATGCTGCCTGGTTGGCCAAAGCCGGTTATGACGTTTACCTGTTCGACCCTGTGCCCAAACACATAGAACAGGCCACAAAAAAAGCGGCTAAATATAAGAAGCATCCATTCAAGGCTATCCTGGGCGAGGCCCGGAATCTGGAACTGCCTGACAGTGCTGTGGATGTGGTAATCCTGCACGGTCCACTATACCATTTACAGGAAAAGTCCGATAGGATCGCGGCGCTTAGAGAGGCATACAGGGTACTGAAACCGGGAGGCGTGCTGCTCGGCTTTGCTATTAACCATACAGCCTCTACCCTCGTTGGGTTGGCGAATGGTCATATTCATGACAGAGCGTTCCTGGATATGTGTAAGGAAGAACTGTCCAGTGGTCTGCACAATGCGCCCCACAACTGGCCGGGTATCCTGCCAGAAGCGTATTATCATAAGCCATCGCAGCTGGTGGCAGAGGTAAAGGCTGCTGGCTTTGACCATCTCGATACTTTTGCTGTGGAGGGGGTGATCTGGATGGATAGTAAGTATTTTGAGAACAGGGCCGACGAGGTGAAGAAACAGCAGCAGATGGAATTACTGAAGGCAACAGAGAATAATCCGGAGATGCTGTCAATGAGCCCGCATATGATGATTGCAGGGCGCAGACCAGCGTGAGGCATAGGGTATTCCTGTAATCGTATAACGAGCTGTTTTTCACAGCGTAACATGCTATAGATGATAGGAAATGACTGTGGACGTAAAAAGGTCTGTATTGAGATGACCGCTCAGGTAGTGGTACAATAACAAACAGGAAAGACTGCTTTTAAGCAATCTTTCCTGTTTATCTTCATATGCAGTACCTTATGTTCTCAGGAGGCTACTGCAGGTGGTTCCGGTACAACCGCCGGTTGCGGCTGCGCTTCATTATGCTGAATAATATTTTTCGCTGCCTTTTTAGTCTCTTTGTCGTGTTGCTTTTTCAATAGGTCTTTGTAGAATACAGCCAGTTTGTCGAGCTGCTTATCCAGATATTCCTCCATCTTTTCCTTACTCTTTCCGCTTAATCCGTCCAGCTGGGCCATCATTACAAAGGAAAGGCGTTTTTTGAGATCCTTTTTATCAACTTTGTGTTTCATACAGCAAATGTAACCGCTGTGCCGCCGGGAGTCAATTGATAAACCCTCAGAATAAATGTACAAAACATGGTTTTGGCCGGATGGGGCGGCAGCCAGCGTACCGTAATCAGGTATTTCCACCTGAACTTTTCCGCTGCTTAATAGTTACTTTAGTAGAAATAATCTTACCATGCGTTGCCCCCAATCCCACAACATGTTCAGAGCCGGTCTGCTGTCTCTGATATTGCTATGTTTCGGTAGCTGTTATTCATATCGGATAGCCACCCATGCCTTATCTTCTACAGGAGCTTCCCCCCGAAACAAGATCCGGACCTGTAGTCTCTTCTGGGGATTGATCAATAAACCACAGATCATTCAAACGCCGGTATGCGACTCATTGGGTGTCAATGGGGTGGCCGAAGTAAAAGTGAAGAATAACCTGGGTAACGCCTTACTGACAGTTTGTACACTGGGTATTTATTGTCCGCTTACATTGGAGTGGCAGTGTGCAACTCCTTGCACACCAACAGCCGATCCGCTGTAATATTCCTCACCCCAAAATTATCCGTTATGAAAATTATCAGGAATGGTTCATTCTCCTGGAGTAATGAGCATGGTACTTTTTCACAGCCTGTAAAAGACCTGTATGATCTTGCCAATGAAACGACTGGTACTGCCCTGGAGATCTACAACGATACCACCAAAGGTATACAGCAGATCATCCGTGAGGCTATACAGAGTAATACGCCGTTAAGAGCCCTGGGGGGAAGCTGGTCTTTCACGCCTATTGCTGCAAGCCGGGGCATTATTCTAAACACCAAACCACTGAATATCCGCTTTCCCGTCTCTTCCACCAGTGTTTCTCCCCGGTATAAGGGAGATCCGAAGTACCTGTGTCTCGCCCAATGCGGCAACCGCATCTGGGAACTGAACAAGTATCTGCATGGACGGGGGCAATCATTGTCTTCCAGTGGGGCCAGTAACGGACAAACCATTGCCGGCGCAATAGCCACGGGAACACATGGCGCGGCACTGGATTTTGGTGCTTTGCAGGAAAATGTTGTGGCGCTGCATATCATTACAGGGCCGGACAGTCAGCTATGGCTGGAGCGGGCTTCCTACCCGGTAATGGGGGATAGCTTTGCCGACAGGCTGGGAGCGGACCTGATGCGGGATGATGAGGTGTTTGATGCTGCATTGGTGGGCGTAGGCGCTATGGGATTTGTGCATGGTGTAATGATAGAAGCGGTAGACGATTTTCTGCTGGAGTCCTATCAGCGGCGGGTGCCATATGATGACGCCCTGATCCGGCAACTGACACTCCTGGATTTTTCCAATCCTCACTTACCCTGTCCAGGGGAGCGCCCGTTCCATATGCAGATGATGATTAACCCCTATGATATGAAGAACGGTGTATATGCGACCACCATGTATAAACGGCCTTACAAGGAAGGCTATACGCCCCCTAAGCCCAATGGCGCGGGTATCGGCCCGGGAGATGATGCTCCCTGTTTTATCGGAAAGCTGGCAGGTATTATCCCCGGGGCTGTACCCATGCTGGTAACGAAGGTACTGGGCGAGAGCCTCAATATACACGAACAGCAATTTGGCCGGTTAGGAGAGATCTTTAATAATACCACGCTGAGAGGAAAGATTGCCAGTGCTGCCGTCGGAATACCGCTTACAGCTGTAACACAGGTCGTGCAGACCCTGATGGCTGTGAATGAGTCTGATGGACCTTTCGTCGGGTTGTTTGCCTTTCGTTTTGTGAAGTCTTCTCCTGCTACGCTGGCATTTACACGATTTGCACCTGTTACCTGTGTAATGGAACTGGACGCGGTCCTGACTCCGGAAACACAGCGTTTTTACGACGCCGTCTGGGATAAGCTGGAGCAGTTACAAATACCCTTCACATTCCACTGGGGAAAGATGAGTACGATCCATCCTGACCGGCTCCGTCGCATGTATGGTGACAGTCTTGATAAATTCCTGCTTGCAAGGTCAAGGATCATTGAACCTGCTACAGCTGGTATCTTCAGCAATGACGTCATGCGGTCATGGGGTATTGACCCGGTAAGCTAACCTGTACCAGCCAGTTACGTCTGCTGTAAGACTTGTCCGGCCGTAGTCAAAGTTGCACACAACGGCTGAACGGTGTGCAACTTTAGCTACATGTTTATTTGTATTACCAATCTTTTCCATACACCTGCATTTAAATTTTTATTATTAAATAGTTATATATGCAATCCTATTGCGGATAAGTCCGTATCTTGGAATTTTACCTGAAATTTGCCCATAGGTAACCGGGTGGTTTAACAAATGAGAACTAAAATTGTATTTAGTAATGAATAACAGGCGGCTTATCTTAGCAAATTCTTAATAACAACGAATGGACTCAAACATCGAACAACCGGAAAAGCCAGTCATATCGAAAGGTATTGACGGTTTTTTCAAAGACATTTACAACATCTTTCTATTCATCGCCAGGATCTTTACGGAGGCCTTCAAACGGCCTATAGAGATACGTGAAGTGATTCGTCAGTGTTATCAGGTGGGATATAAGTCGCTGGCGCTGATCACCATGACCGGCTTCATCACTGGTCTTGTATTTACAAAACAATCCAGACCGTCACTTTCTGAATTTGGTGCGACCTCCTGGTTGCCTTCGCTGATCGCTATTGCAGTGATCAGGGCACTGGCGCCGCTGGTAACAGCACTGATCTGTGCCGGTAAAGTTGGGTCCAGTATCGGTGCCGAGCTAGCCTCCATGCGTGTAACAGAGCAAATTGATGCCATGGAGGTTTCTGCTATTAATCCATTTAAATTTCTTGTCACTACCCGGGTAATGGCCACTACCATCTCCATTCCTATCCTGGTAGGCTATACTGGTCTCGTAGGTTTATTAGGCTCCTACCTCGATATCCATCTGAACGAGCAAACGTCTTTTGTCAGTTTTTTTCAGGAAGCATTTAAGAATATATCCTTTCTGGACTTTATCACTACGGGCGTCAAGGCCGTCGTATTTGGCTTTACAATTGGCGTGGTGAGTAGTTACCAGGGTTATCATGCTACACAGGGTACCCAGGGGGTAGGTAAAGCAGCGAACATCTCAGTGGTAATTTCTATGTTCCTGATCTTTATCGAAGAGATATTTATTGTTCAAATTGCCAATTCTATCCGTTAATATGAAGTCATTTACGCCGGAAATAAATATGAACGAGAAAGTGATTGATATCCATGACCTCTATAAGTCGTTTGGTAGCAATCACGTTTTGCGTGGTATTGACATCACCGTGCACAAAGGTGAGAACGTGGTGGTATTGGGCCGTTCCGGTACCGGTAAGTCGGTCTTGATCAAAATTATCGCAGGACTGCTAAAGCCGGATGCCGGTTTCGTAAATGTGCTGGGTAAGGAAGTCGATAAACTCGGCACACAGGACCTGCGTGAACTCCGTCTGAAAGTAGGGTTCTGTTTTCAGAATGGTGCCTTATATGACAGTATGACCGTAGGGGAAAACCTGGCTTTCCCACTGAAACGAAATACGCCGAAGATCACCAACGAACAGGTAAGAAAAATGGTGAATGTGACCCTGGAAGCTGTTGGCCTGGCAAAAACCATTGACCAGATGCCTTCAGAATTATCCGGTGGACAGCGTAAACGTATCGGTATCGCCCGTACACTGATCCTCCGTCCGGACATCATGTTATATGATGAACCGACCGCCGGCCTGGACCCCATCACCTGTACTGAGATCAATAATCTGATTAACGAAGTACAACGCCGCTTCCATACAAGTTCAATTATCATCACCCATGACCTTACGTGCGCCAAAGACGTAGGCGATAAGATCGTCGTGATGAAAGAAGGAAAGTTTGTAAAACAGGGCACCTTTGATGAGGTATTCAGCACCAAGGATGAACTCATCAATGAATTTTATGACTATAATTTTATACAGTAAGATATGAAAGAAACAAGCAACAGACGCTCTGTAATAGTAGGCATTTTTATATTTATAGGCTTGCTGATCGTTATAGTAGGCGTACTTACACTTGGAGGACAAAAGAAGGCATTTGTTAGCGCAATCAGAGTGACTGCTACTTTCTCTGACATCGGCGGCGTTCAGACTGGCAACAACGTCTGGTACTCTGGTGTGAAAGTCGGAACTGTTAAGAAGATCACCTTTATGGAGCATGATAAGATACAGGTGGATATGAACATTGAGAAAAGCTCAGCCAAGTTCATACATAAAGATGTATTAGCGAAAGTAGGTTCCGATGGCCT
The DNA window shown above is from Chitinophaga agri and carries:
- a CDS encoding FAD-binding protein — translated: MKIIRNGSFSWSNEHGTFSQPVKDLYDLANETTGTALEIYNDTTKGIQQIIREAIQSNTPLRALGGSWSFTPIAASRGIILNTKPLNIRFPVSSTSVSPRYKGDPKYLCLAQCGNRIWELNKYLHGRGQSLSSSGASNGQTIAGAIATGTHGAALDFGALQENVVALHIITGPDSQLWLERASYPVMGDSFADRLGADLMRDDEVFDAALVGVGAMGFVHGVMIEAVDDFLLESYQRRVPYDDALIRQLTLLDFSNPHLPCPGERPFHMQMMINPYDMKNGVYATTMYKRPYKEGYTPPKPNGAGIGPGDDAPCFIGKLAGIIPGAVPMLVTKVLGESLNIHEQQFGRLGEIFNNTTLRGKIASAAVGIPLTAVTQVVQTLMAVNESDGPFVGLFAFRFVKSSPATLAFTRFAPVTCVMELDAVLTPETQRFYDAVWDKLEQLQIPFTFHWGKMSTIHPDRLRRMYGDSLDKFLLARSRIIEPATAGIFSNDVMRSWGIDPVS
- a CDS encoding MlaE family ABC transporter permease, which gives rise to MDSNIEQPEKPVISKGIDGFFKDIYNIFLFIARIFTEAFKRPIEIREVIRQCYQVGYKSLALITMTGFITGLVFTKQSRPSLSEFGATSWLPSLIAIAVIRALAPLVTALICAGKVGSSIGAELASMRVTEQIDAMEVSAINPFKFLVTTRVMATTISIPILVGYTGLVGLLGSYLDIHLNEQTSFVSFFQEAFKNISFLDFITTGVKAVVFGFTIGVVSSYQGYHATQGTQGVGKAANISVVISMFLIFIEEIFIVQIANSIR
- a CDS encoding class I SAM-dependent methyltransferase; translation: MKTANLVSKTLEQFYSETYEEIRLEVGLGPLEFERNKELIQRFLPARTGVVADVGGGPGAYAAWLAKAGYDVYLFDPVPKHIEQATKKAAKYKKHPFKAILGEARNLELPDSAVDVVILHGPLYHLQEKSDRIAALREAYRVLKPGGVLLGFAINHTASTLVGLANGHIHDRAFLDMCKEELSSGLHNAPHNWPGILPEAYYHKPSQLVAEVKAAGFDHLDTFAVEGVIWMDSKYFENRADEVKKQQQMELLKATENNPEMLSMSPHMMIAGRRPA
- a CDS encoding ABC transporter ATP-binding protein, whose protein sequence is MKSFTPEINMNEKVIDIHDLYKSFGSNHVLRGIDITVHKGENVVVLGRSGTGKSVLIKIIAGLLKPDAGFVNVLGKEVDKLGTQDLRELRLKVGFCFQNGALYDSMTVGENLAFPLKRNTPKITNEQVRKMVNVTLEAVGLAKTIDQMPSELSGGQRKRIGIARTLILRPDIMLYDEPTAGLDPITCTEINNLINEVQRRFHTSSIIITHDLTCAKDVGDKIVVMKEGKFVKQGTFDEVFSTKDELINEFYDYNFIQ
- a CDS encoding PIN domain-containing protein, producing the protein MKIFIDTNIFLDFYRSNNDTIKLLETLDRYFDSIVLTEQVVIEFARSREAVIRDVRKRFLAEGTLQQFSSSFLHSFSEFKKLIMLRGQYDEQQKEVRNIIDKAIIAEGEDPVTFFFNEFVNHCDSKNAILNVTPEIVTKAYNRKMMGSPPVSKDRYSIGDEINWEIILANVRDNLILVTRDSSYQENFNFLDFDFLQASGSKIVKVTDKISDALQLIDGMANPAFKALEEQMLKDIRYLNNYWRTPVEKDKPIFSHELQSDEESVKLPTTPPDFDMGE
- a CDS encoding TIGR04222 domain-containing membrane protein; the encoded protein is MLQAHQTLWTKIRDFTFDDSTAVNTFSKKLAAEQGWTPAFTQRAIEEYRKFMLLCCISPTGAAPSSVVDEVWHLHLTYTKSYWIDFCRNTLEKDIHHYPSAGGTQEDDRHLDWYKATRELYLLTFESAPPEDIWPAPATQVQVPAYPPVAWTQRLKIWFVALAAFPFIFSGIVFSQPFPFYLKGPQFIWFFMVFASCYLIMYLLYQQKSQEQANELLTKYFPEDASPFQAAAFVYGKSRAVQTGIVDLIKRGLLVAEDNHSFKVRKKGYTPRQKELNPLIAGYEQANDQAIVEYRQIYDSWYTAADASHPVFIAMDQFAVQKRPFITSLLAILYALPALRIVQGLINHKPVGFLFVEILVVYFLCMILRKGWRRDLSMYKKAKELFQARYDGIEQQTDTVVPSYAMRGLPAVSGFSDITFLTAVFAADHISSFRNTYGDPASKDFGGASGCGSSGSSCSSGSSCGSSCGGGCGGCGGGD
- a CDS encoding Bor family protein, with the protein product MFRAGLLSLILLCFGSCYSYRIATHALSSTGASPRNKIRTCSLFWGLINKPQIIQTPVCDSLGVNGVAEVKVKNNLGNALLTVCTLGIYCPLTLEWQCATPCTPTADPL